The genomic region AGAGGCACCCGGAGCCCGGCGGCGATCTCCGCGATGGATCGCACCTGCCGGCACATGGCGGCGATGGTCTGTTGCTCGAGGTTGAGGCCGATGGCCCGTTCCTCGCCGAGCGGCGTCGTGAAGACGAGCGCCTCGATGGCGAGCTCGTAGCGTGACCGAGTACGCCCGCCGGTCATCGCGTAGGGACGGACGACCGGACCGGGCGCGTTCTCGGGATCGATACTCACCCTGACTCCCTGTGCTGCCGCTCGTTCACCGCGGAAGCGTTCCCTGCAGCTCGGCCCGCAGCGCCGGGGTGAGAACATCCTTCGCCCGGCTGACCAGCAGTGCCATCTCGTAGCCGACCAGGCCGATGTCGCACGACGGCGCCGCCAGCACCGCCATGCTCGCCCCGTCGCTGATCGACATGATGAACAGGAAGCCGTGTTCCATCTCGACGACGCTCTGCGTCACGGCGCCCGCCTCGAACACGCGTGCCGCCCCCTGGGTCAGGCTCACCAGCCCGGAGGCCACCGCGGCGAGCTGGTCGGCCCGGTCGCGGGGAAAGCCGTCGGAGACGGCCAGCAGCAGCCCGTCCGCGGACACCACCACGGTGTGGGCGACACCCGGGACTCGATCGACAAAATTGTTGATCAACCAGTTGAGGTTCTGAGCCTCAGAACTCACGGGTGTCACCGTTCCTCCTGCGCGTCACGTCGGGGATTCCTCGTGGTGTCGACTCCGACATCACGTCCCTGCCGCACGCCCTGGTAGAAGCTGGCAAGCCGGCCACCGACGGCCTCGGGAGACCTGGTCGAGGTTTCGGCGGGACGCCGGCTTGGCGCGGGTTCGGCGCTGCCGGGCACGAGATGGGTCATGGGAACTCGCACCGGCAGGCCCGATCGCGTCACGCCACCGCTGCTCGGCTGGCGCAACGACTCGGCTGCCTGCCAGCCGGCGTCCCCGGGAGAGCTCCAGCCTCCCCGGTCCGGCGGCTGTGCCGTTTGGTGCTGTGGTGCCGTCTGGTGCTGTGGTGCCGTCTGAAGCGGTGGTGCAGCCTGAAGCGGTGGCACGGACTGGTTCGGTGCCGGTGGCTGGTGGGACTGCGCCGCCGTGGGCTGTGGCCTGGTGCCCGGTTGCCCGGCCCCCGGCCGCACCGGGCCGCCGGGGGCCGGGGACTGGTGCGGCGCGGCGAAGGCGGCCACCGGCGCCGGCGCGGCCGGCTCGGCCGCCGCCGGGCGGGCGGGTGTGGCGGGCTCGGCCGCCGGACGGGCCGGACCGCGCTGCCCGAAGGCCCCGCCGATGCCGGGACGCCCGACCGGCCGGGCCGGGACCGCGGCCGCCGGCTCGCCGGCCGCACGCGCGGCAGCCGCGGAGGCCTGGCGCTGGGCCGATGCCGCGTCGCCCGGTGTCCGGCGCTGGAACCACGCGGACACCGAGTCGAAGATCGGCGAGGTCTCGACGTCGTCGGTCTCCGACTCGGCCGTGGCCTGCTCGCCGGTGATCTCGGCGGGCGCCGGCTCCGCGACCCGACCGGGAACGGTCGGTGTCTGCGGTCCGGCCTGCGGGAGGGTCCGTGCCTGCGGCTGAGGCCCCGCCTGCGACTGGGGACCGGTCCGTGACTGGGGACCGGTCGGCGCCTGCGGGCGGATCGGCGGCCGCAGGCCGGCCGGTGACGGCGGGCCGGCCGGTGACGGCGATCCGGTGGCGGGCTCGGGGCGTGGCCGCGCCTGTGGTTCGGGCCGGTCGTCCGCGCGGGCGAACACGTCGCCCGGCCGCGGGGCGACCGGCTCGACCGGATGCCTGGGTGCCTCGTGGTCGGCGCGGTCCCGGAGGTTCGGGCGCTCCCGCACGGGCAGCTTCGGCGTCGCCTCGGGCTGCTCGCCCGTGGCGGGCTCGGCGTCCGTGGGCCGGGGGCGGGTCGGCCAACGGTTGTCCCCGAACGACACGGGGCTCGTGACGTCCGGTGCGGGCTGCTCGCGGCGGGCGGCCGGCCCGCGCCGGTCGATGGCCTCGGTGTCGGGGGTGACCCCGCCGGGTGACGCGCCGCGGGGAGCGGTGCCGCCGGCGGCACCGCCGGGTGGCGTGCCCGTGCGGCCCCGTGGCCCGCTGTCGTGGCCGGGCCGGACGTCGAGGTCGATCTCCTGGCTGTCGAAGTCCCGCGGGCCGCGGTCGTCGTCGGCGGGGCCGTCGGGCGCCCGGTCCTGCGGGCCGGTGCTCGGGAACTGCGCGGCCCGTCGTGCGGTGCCCCCGTCGCCCTCACGTGGCGCGGTCGACGGGGTGGACGCCGTGCCGCCGGTCTCGCTGTCCCGGTCGTTGCGGCCGTCCAGGCCGGGGGAGAACTCCTCCAGACCGAAGTCGCGCCGGTCCGCGGTGGGCATCGGGCCGGTCCGGTCGGAGCCGAGCTGCGCGGCCAGCGGGCCGGTCAGCGGAAACGGACCGGTGTTGGGGAAGCGCCGCGGACCACTGGAGTCGTCGAAGATGTTCTCCCGCGTCGCGGGCTCCGACTCGGGCCGGTGCCCGTTGCTCACCCCGTTGCTCGCGCCGGTACCCGCCGGGGTCGGGGCCCCGTTCGCGCGGTCGGGCGCCACGCCGTTACTCGGCCGCTCGGTGCGTTCCGCGGGCCGTCCGCCGCCGATCGCCGGGGCGGTCGCGGGCCGGTTCAGGGCCGGGGGACGGCCGGGCAGGGCGCCGGCGGCGCTGTCGCCGGTGACCAGCTTCGCGGGCAGCCGGACGACGGCGGTGATACCGCCCGACGCCGACTCCCGCAGCTGGACGCGGATGCCGTGCCGGCCGGCCAGCCGGCCGACGGCGAACAGTCCCATCGTGCGCGACACCGACACGTCAACGACCGGGGGATTGGCCAGCCGCTCGTTGACCCGCTCGAGCTCCTTGGCCGGCATGCCGATGCCCTGGTCCTCGATCTCGATCATCGCGCCGGCGCCGGGGCCGAGGGAATGGCTGGTCACGAGCACCTCGGTGACCGGCGGCGAGTACGAGGTGGCGTTCTCCAGCAGCTCGGCGACGAGGTGGACGACGTCGCTGACACCGTTGCCGGCGATGGACACCGGCGCGGCCGAGGTCTGCTTCACCCGGGTGTACTGCTCCACCTCGGAGATGGCGGCCAGGACCACCTCGTTGAGCGGCACGGGGTGCGTCCAGCGGCGGGCGGTGTCCGTGCCGGCGAGGACCAGCAGGCTCTCGTTGTTCCGCCGCATTCGGGTGGCGAGGTGGTCCAGCTTGAAGAGGTTGGAGAGCTGGTCGGGGTCCTGCTCGCGGTTCTCCAGGTCGTCGATCAGGCGGAGCTGGCGCTCGACCAGCCCCTGGCTGCGGCGGGAGAGGTTCACGAACATCGCGTTGACGTTGTTTCGCAGCGACGCCTGCTCGGAGGCCAGCCGGATCGCCTCACGGTGGACCTCGTCGAAGGCCCGGGCAACTTCACCGACCTCCTCGTCGGTGTTGATACCGACCGGTTCGATCGAGTCGTCGATGTCCTGGTCGGTGGAGTCACGCAGGCGGCGGACGGCCTCCGGCAGCCGGCGGTCGGCGATGTCGAGCGCCGCGGTCCGCAGCGCAAGCAGCGGCCGGACCAGCGACCGCGCCACGACGAGCGCGGACAGCAGGGCGGCGGCGAGGATGAGCACGATGAGCAGACCGGACAGCAGGGCCCGGTGCTGGATGTTGCCGCGCAGGGTGTCGACCCGGTCGTCCACGAGACCCAGGAGTTTGTCCGTGGCGTCGGTGCTGGTGTCGATGGTCTCCTGGGTCGCCCGGTTCCACTTCTCCGACTCGACGACGGTCAGGGGCTGGCCGATGGGCGCGTCCAGGACCTCCTCGACGTAATTCTGGGTGTTGCGGATGTCGCCATTGTTTTCGGTGTCGATTGTCGGGTTGTAGATGGCCTGCTGGGCTGGCCCGGCGACGTTTTCGAGGTCGTCGCGTTCCCGTGACCGCTGCGTCTCGGCCGACAGGAACTCGCGATAGTCACCTTCGGTGAAGACCTGGTTGCTGCCGCGTGGAAGCAGGCCGTAGACGAGGGCCTGCTGCTGCGCGAGGAGTTCC from Frankia alni ACN14a harbors:
- a CDS encoding sensor histidine kinase; the protein is MASSTGIAADPEPTSAPGLPVDTEDGGQRDDRPAAPPDPAGSGLVRLRRAASNPTNWRVRTKLIAILAVPVIAILVYSSIEASTVLTSTRDVNRISDLTEIGRSASTLAHALQTERTYSTGFVASGPVGSRDDAAVPPRQAAVNDAYQAYKAVANGRRGSFGGEVRRALDDVQTRMDSLPAKRQTIQRVVDPKAVQTAFQPIIDSLINLVQLIPQGNDDQQLDDGVNTAYFLMSGTELLAQQQALVYGLLPRGSNQVFTEGDYREFLSAETQRSRERDDLENVAGPAQQAIYNPTIDTENNGDIRNTQNYVEEVLDAPIGQPLTVVESEKWNRATQETIDTSTDATDKLLGLVDDRVDTLRGNIQHRALLSGLLIVLILAAALLSALVVARSLVRPLLALRTAALDIADRRLPEAVRRLRDSTDQDIDDSIEPVGINTDEEVGEVARAFDEVHREAIRLASEQASLRNNVNAMFVNLSRRSQGLVERQLRLIDDLENREQDPDQLSNLFKLDHLATRMRRNNESLLVLAGTDTARRWTHPVPLNEVVLAAISEVEQYTRVKQTSAAPVSIAGNGVSDVVHLVAELLENATSYSPPVTEVLVTSHSLGPGAGAMIEIEDQGIGMPAKELERVNERLANPPVVDVSVSRTMGLFAVGRLAGRHGIRVQLRESASGGITAVVRLPAKLVTGDSAAGALPGRPPALNRPATAPAIGGGRPAERTERPSNGVAPDRANGAPTPAGTGASNGVSNGHRPESEPATRENIFDDSSGPRRFPNTGPFPLTGPLAAQLGSDRTGPMPTADRRDFGLEEFSPGLDGRNDRDSETGGTASTPSTAPREGDGGTARRAAQFPSTGPQDRAPDGPADDDRGPRDFDSQEIDLDVRPGHDSGPRGRTGTPPGGAAGGTAPRGASPGGVTPDTEAIDRRGPAARREQPAPDVTSPVSFGDNRWPTRPRPTDAEPATGEQPEATPKLPVRERPNLRDRADHEAPRHPVEPVAPRPGDVFARADDRPEPQARPRPEPATGSPSPAGPPSPAGLRPPIRPQAPTGPQSRTGPQSQAGPQPQARTLPQAGPQTPTVPGRVAEPAPAEITGEQATAESETDDVETSPIFDSVSAWFQRRTPGDAASAQRQASAAAARAAGEPAAAVPARPVGRPGIGGAFGQRGPARPAAEPATPARPAAAEPAAPAPVAAFAAPHQSPAPGGPVRPGAGQPGTRPQPTAAQSHQPPAPNQSVPPLQAAPPLQTAPQHQTAPQHQTAQPPDRGGWSSPGDAGWQAAESLRQPSSGGVTRSGLPVRVPMTHLVPGSAEPAPSRRPAETSTRSPEAVGGRLASFYQGVRQGRDVGVDTTRNPRRDAQEER
- a CDS encoding roadblock/LC7 domain-containing protein, translating into MTPVSSEAQNLNWLINNFVDRVPGVAHTVVVSADGLLLAVSDGFPRDRADQLAAVASGLVSLTQGAARVFEAGAVTQSVVEMEHGFLFIMSISDGASMAVLAAPSCDIGLVGYEMALLVSRAKDVLTPALRAELQGTLPR
- a CDS encoding DUF742 domain-containing protein, giving the protein MSIDPENAPGPVVRPYAMTGGRTRSRYELAIEALVFTTPLGEERAIGLNLEQQTIAAMCRQVRSIAEIAAGLRVPLGVARVLVGDMADEGFVRVHQQPDRDEAPDLALLERVLSGLRKL